TTATTTGCAATGAAATTTTCAACTTCATATGATATTTTGTTTTTATTTTTCATGATGGGATTTTTTACTGCAGGCAAATCCATCCTGTCTCTATATCCTGCATGTCGTCCTGATCTCCGACTCCTGTTGCGTACCGCCACACCACCTTTGCATCGGATGAGACTGTGTTTTTTATCTGAATCAGCGATTCTATCTCCGATGCGAGATTCTGATCCGCAGTCTTGTACTGCTGGCAGAACTTGCACTTTGCGTCAAGCGTTATCGGAGAGTCGTCTATTACCGGGTATGCCTTGCACGCAAGCGGCCTGTCCTGGTAAATTCTGCATGTGAATCCGCCGTGTGGGGATCTCTTGTCTGATGCCGTGTCCAAGAACGGGCACGTGTTACCGTTCTTCTCAATTCCCATCATCTGGTATGCGATTATCTCTGTCGGGTCTGAATCCGTCTTGTTTGACGTTCCGACTCGTGGCAGAATTGTCACATCTATTTTGTGCGTCTTGGCAAGCCCCTCAATTCGCTCCTTTTCCTGCGGCAGGATGAGCACTCCTATCTTGCCGAACCTTTTTGATGGATAGTACTCCCTTTCTATGCAGCATTGCGAGCAGTCCTTGATGCAATTAAACTCCATGACTATTCAGTACCGTCGGAAAATAAAACTAGTTGCCCCTAAGCTCGGGTGAGTCAAGGACGCTCACAAATACGTCGTATGGCTGCGCGCCTGGCACCTTGACAATCTTGTTGTTCTCTCCAATCACAAAGAATGCAGGCGTCCCTGTAAGTCCTAGGCGCTTTGCGTCGTTTGTGCTTGCCTGTATTATTGCGTTGTATTTCTGGCTGGTCATGCATTCTGTAAATGCAGTAATGTCGAGTCCCACCTCTTGCGCAAACTTGTACTGGTTCTCCTCTGAGGCCCATCCGTTATTCTCGCCGTTCCAGTGACCGTACAGTGTGTCGTGGTACTCCCAGAACTTGCCCTGCTCATTCGCACAGTGTGCCGCATGGGCTGCGACAACAGAGTCCTCGCCTATTATGACATAGTCCTTGAAGATCATTTTTGCCTTGCCTGTCTGGATATAGTTTTCATGAATCAAACTTTCAGTGTCATGGAAAAACCTGTTACAGTAAAAACACTGATAGTCGCCAAACTCTATTATTGTAATTGGCGCGTTTGCATCCCCTAGAATAGGAGAGCCGTTGTCGTACAACACTGAAAGATCAACCGTATCTTGCACTCCTTCCTGCGCAGCTATCTGGGCGTTTTCCGCCTCTGACGGTTGGATGTCGTCTGCCTTGAAGACGGCATCTGGAGCAACTCCGTTTAGGGCATACAGTACTCCTATTATTGCAGCTGCGGAGATTGCAGCGCCTATTCCAAGCGATGGTCCGTGAATTGCCAATGCTTGTACCAAAATCTGGGCGCATTTAGTTCTTTACCATGTTGTGCGGGTGGATCGAACAAAGCCAGATTAATCTAAACTGGAACTGATCTGGATTCATTGTCAGATAACCTGTGGCTTTTGACCGTCGTGGCGGCGCTGTCATCACTTCTGATACTTGCGTTTTTCACCCTGTCTCCAATACTTGATGATAGCGGAACCGTGGAGAGGACGAGAACCGGCATCGATAAGGCGGTACAGCGATTTGACGAATTAAAGGAAACGCCGATAACCAAAAAGCAAGATCCGTCTGCGCCTGACACTTAGTAGAATCTAAATAAATCCCGTACATTGGGAGAAAACATGAAGAAGGTCTTCATTAACGGCTATGGCTCAATAGGCAGCCGGCTTGCGCAGTTTATCAAAGATGACCCAGAAATTACGCTGATCGGAGTGGGTAAATACTCGCCGGATGAAAAGGTCGCAGACGCAATCTCTCGCGGCTTTGATGTATATGTGCCGGAAAAAAAGATTGACGCCTTTAAAAATTACAATGTAAAGGGAACCATCGAGTCTGCAGTATCTGACTGCGACTTGGTGGTGGATGCAGCCCCGGGAGGCAGCGGGTACACAAACAAAGTCACACTATACGAGCCAAAAAACGTCCTTGCAATATATCAGGGAGGCGAGTCCGTGTTCGGAGAGCACCGCGTCTCTGACCTGCTGTTCAACTCGCGTGTAAACTATTCTGAGGCCTTTGGAAAAAGGCACGTCATGCAGGGAAGCTGCAACGTCACCGGCATGGGACGCATACTGCAGCCACTGCGCGAAAAATACGGCTCACAGATAATTCGATTTGACGGAATCCTGGTGCGCAGGTGGGCAGACCTTGAGCAGACAGAAAAACAGGTGGTAGACACAATAGAGTGGACCCCCAACCCGCATCATGGCGACGACGTAAAGCACTATCTTGGAGAAAAGACGCCGTTGTTCCTGCAGGTGATCAAGGTACCTACCAGGCAGATGCACCTTCACATGATGAACGTGCGATTCAAGGATGCGACGCCAAGGCCGTCTGAAATACTCGACCTGTTCAAGGACGAGTACGGTGTTGCCACGCTGTGGACTGCAAAGGGAACAAAGCAGATTCGCGATGCCGCAGAATCAATGAAGTTCAGCTTCAAGGACACCAACATGATACACATACACGCAAACATGCTAGAGTGCATAGGAGACACAGTAAAGATGGTGTACTCTGACGACCAGACCGGAATCGTCATTCCTGAAAACCACATGCTGATGCAAGCAATGCTCTTCCAAAAGTCATACGGGGATGCGTTCAAACACACGGAAAAGCTGTTCCACATGGGAGAGAAGAAAAAGTCGCTTGAAGCGATGTTTGCCCAAAAATAACTTAGGTCTTACGCTCTCGCTCTATCTCCACAAAGATGTGCTCCCGGTTCGTGTACGGGATGACCTTCATTATCTTCTGTTCAATCAAATCCGTAATGGTCTCGATTTTGTCCGTGTCTAGGTTGTCCACTAGGTTGACTTGGACTCCAACTAGGATGTCTTCTGGACCCATGTGCATGGTCCTCATGGAGATTATCTTGTTCACCTCGGCAATCTCTTTGATTGATCTGACTATCCTCTTGTACTCCTTTGGCGTTATGGATTCGCCTATGAGCAGTCCTCGGTTTTCCTTTGCCAAAAAGAATGCAAAGAACATCAAAAGGCTGCCAATTAGGAGCGAGCTTATCGAGTCGTAGATGTAGTTCCCAGTCCAGTCTGAGAGGAATATTCCTGTTGCAGCAATTGCTATTCCTAGGAGGGCTGCCGAGTCCTCGACTACTACTGTCAAAATCACGGTGTCCTTGCTTTCCTTAAAATGAGCAATCATGGACTTGGCTGTGACCTTTTCGCCCTTGTCCCGGATGTCTCGCGTGAATTGTTTTAGTGCTATTCTGAGCGCATTGCCCTCAAATCCAAACGCAATTGCCAGTACTATGTAGCTTATCTCGACGTTTTCGATTCTGTGGTTTCCCTCAGTCAGCGACGAGACGCCCTGCTCTAGCGAGAGTATGCCTGATATGCCAAAAAGCATCGTGGCAACTATGAACGACCAGAAGAACAGCTCCCTTCCGTACCCGAACTGGTGGCGGTAGCTTGCGGCCTTTGTACTGGTCTTCATTCCAAACAGCAGGAGAACTTGGTTGAACGTGTCTGATGCAGAGTGGTATGCCTCTGCCCACATCGAAGCACTGCCACTAAATACGGCTGCAATGAATTTCGTAATGGCTATTCCTAAATTTCCAAGTAGTGCAGCGTAGACTGCCTTTTTAGATCCTATGCCCAATTAACGGATACTTTTCGGGCGCATGGGTAATAAATCAATGTAGAAAATGTTTATCTGCAGCAGCTAAATTTGCTCATCCTCTTGGTGGAATCGCAAACCTGTTCTGAGGGTTGTTGTGGTAGTCCACCGGCAGACTAGAGTCTTTCTGCCTTCCCGTGAGTATTCCTACAACCACGTCGTCCCTTTTGATGATCTCTTTTTCGACAAGCTTTTTGATTCCTGCCGGCGACGCACCTGATGCCATCTCGCAGTCAAATCCGTTGAGGCCGACTATTGACATGCCGTCAAGCATCTCGGAATCTGACACCTTTTCCACTATTCCATTTGTGTACTCTAGTGCCCTCAGCCCCTTGAGTATGTTTGCCGGCCTGCCTATCTGTATGGCAGTGGCCTTTGTCTTTGGCCGGATTCCCTTTTCGTCCAGGTGTGCATAGTATCTTTTTATGAGTTCGGTGTCCGGCTTGCCCTTGTTCCAGCGAAGCTTTGCACCCTCGAACTCGCCATTGTACAAGTCGTATAGAGTACTTGCACCCTCAGAGTTGATTACTGCGATTCTTGGCACCTTTTTGATCCAGCCCCATTCGTACAGCTCCATGAGTGCCTTTCCACAACTGGATATGTTGCCAAGCGCGCCTCCCGGATATACTATCCAGTCCGGCGGATTCCAGTTGAGGTATTCTATTGCCCTGTATGGGATTGTCTTTTGCCCCTCTATCCTAAACGGGTTCACCGAGTTTACGGTGTATCCGTCATGATTTTTTGCATCATCAAGCGACTTTGCCAGTGCGTCATCAAAGTTTCCCTGCACCTGTACTATCTGCGCCCCGAACTGATACGCCTGCGACAGCTTTCCTGGTGCAATCTGTCCTGCCGGGATGTACACGTCGCATTCCATGTTCTCGTTTGCTGCATACATTGCGGCAGCAGCAGACGTGTTTCCGGTGGATGCGCAGATTACCTTTTTTGCAGAGATGAGCTTTGCATGTGTCACTGCAGTCGACATGCCGTTGTCCTTGAATGAGCCACTCGGGTTATACCCTTCTGGCTGCAACCACAGATTATCATGATTAATTCCGATAAATTCTGCCACCTTTGACATCTGGTACGGCTTTGACTGCCTTCCCTCTGCGCCGTCAAGCGAGACTAGATACTTTGAGCACTCGTCCCTGTCCGCGGTGTCTATCTGGCAAAAATTGAGAAGCTCTCGAAAACGCCACACGCCGCTCTCGTTGAAGATGTTTCCCTGTGGGTTGCGCCTTGTGTAGAAAAGCTCCTTTAGCTCAGGGGATGGCGTTTTCTTGTATTTTACGTCCAAAAGGTGACCCCGTTCGCACTCGATGTTCCTTGACTTTATTGGGTATTCTAATCCACAAGTGGGGTCTATGCACTTTAGAAACGCGTTGTCGTTCAATCTATTCTCAAAATGAAGTTCACTAGTTTAAATTTGAACCGCTGTTGATCTTTTGACCCAAGCTTTTTGAATGGTGACGCCAAAATCAAAGGAAATGACAACTTATGGCGAGTACCTGAGGGGAGTGCTCGAGCAAATAGATGACTCTTACACCGTTTTGCAGAATCTCAAGGACCGGCCGGGGGATCTTGAGATAATCAAAAAAGAACTTGCAAAGATAACCGGGCTTTTGCAGGCACTTGCCTCCAAGTTCCAGACAAACAAGCAGGATCTTTCAGAATATGCCTACATAGTGCCGTCCATGAGATACTTTCTTGACAATTACGACTTTTTCAGGGAGGTGGAGATGATCTCGCTTTTGTACTCAGAAGACCCAAACCGGCTCAAGAATCTCCGACTGGTAATCCTGGATACACTCGACGAGAAAAATCTAATAGGGCACATCAAGTCCATCCTAAGACATAATGACTGATGACAAAAAGCAGAAAAAATGCATCATCTGCGGTTGCATGGACCACAAGATATTTGGCTGCTCAAATCACTGGTCGAAAAACTGCAGCTGCCACAAGTGATTATTCGGGCTTGCATACTATGCATGCCGCCGTCTTGAACGATTTTTGTGCAAGCGAGATCGTGGCAAACCAGTGGAACGCGTTTCCGGCCTTTGTAAATTCGTCACTCATGCTGACGCAGTTGGCCTGATGAATTGTCATGTTCGACTCGTTTGTTATCACGATAAAGCCAAAGCCGCTCTGCGTTATTGCCTTGAACTCCTCGACACTTTCGATCTTCGTCATTATGGTACGGATCCGGGGTGCAGACTATTTTAATGGGATTTCTTTGCACCCGAACGAACATGGAAGTTGATACAGCACTTGCACTCTTTTTCGATGCACTCCTTTTCGTCATAGTGGCCGCATATTCCGCACTCACAATGTGTCTGCATAATAGACATAGCTTGATTCTACAATATAACTAAAACTGCCTATTTTTTGCTGATCTGATGCTCAAATGATATTATTTTTTTGACCTGCTTTTTGGCTTGGGTTCGGGCTTTGTCTCTTTTTTCGGCTTTACAGTCTTGCCTGCAAGCTCTTCTTTCATCTCTTCTTCCTTTTTGTCCACCGTCTTGATTATCTCTTGGATGAATCCGTCCAAATCGTCGTCCTCGACTGGTGGCTCTGCTTGCGCCGCAATCTCGTTTATGGCAGTGGATATCTCGGAGCTGACCTGCTCAAAGCTTTCTGGATCCTCGTAGGCCGCACTGTATAGTGACTTTAGGTTGTTTACCTGGTTTACAAGCTGGTCTGTCAATGTCAGATGGTAGTCCGTGCCGTTTATCGTGATCTCGCGAGTCAGCATGATCTGGTGTTTTGAGTATACTTTCTTATAGTTTTCTTTTCAAGTTGCCCAAAGCGTGCAGTTTTTACTAGAATGTGATATATTCCAGCGCCGTTGCGTCGCTAATCAGCGAGTGGTGTTTTGTGTTTACCACGTAGCCGTTCTTGATGTCGTTTACTGACACCCACCTGTTCGTGGACGTGTAGTGGCTTCGCTCGCGCAGTTCTGTCTCAATTGCCCCTATGTCGAACTCGCCCTCTTCAATTTGCTGCGTTCCTAGGTGCTTTATCGTGATGAGGATCTTGTTTACTTTGACCCTGTCGCCGAACTTCCACTGCGTTGGCGGGTGTTCGTCGGATACCTCTAGTATCTTTATCTTCATCTCCTTGTTGCCAAACACGTTGCGGCTGACAAGCATTCTCTCGTCTACAAACTCTTCGAAGCTCATGATACCAATTACGTCGTTTGATAATTAAAGAGTTGTTGTGGTTTTCACTCGTCGGCACTAGGGGCAGTTCTTGCGTGCCTGGTGCTAAACGGCATGGCATAGTCCTCAAAGTCTGCCTTTTGACGCTTTCCGTCGGCTAGAAGGTACGTGGTTCCGTCGTAGTTGCACGCAAAGTCTATCGGCTGACGCTTTGTGTCCCAGACCTTGTAGTATTCGCGCAGCTCGCGTTTTTCGTACTGGCCAAGACCTATTCTCTTCTTTGAGAGGAACTTGAATGCAAAGATCACCCTTCTTGTCCCGTACAATTCGAACGTGTTGACCCACTTGAGGCATCGCTGCACCTGATCAAACGGCACCACCAGCGAGTTTGTTGTCCCTGACTTTGCCTCGATTGTAAATATGGTGCTGTTTTTGGTACTTACTGCCAAAATGTCTGGCAGCGCCACGCTTGGCGAGCCAAGCCTGAACGCCTTCCATCCGTCGAGGCAGTTGAACCTTTTGACGAGTGTGTCCTCCCAGTGGTATCCGCGCTGTCTTCTGGTGCGCGCTATCTTTACGTTGTCTTTTCTTGGGGCCTGCTCGATCTCTGCTATGGCAACTGCCGGTTTCCTTGCCTGTCTCACAAGATGTCGTACGAGTCTCTGCTTATAGAACGCGAGGTTATTGTATTATCAGATGGTGGATTGCGGGAGTTGACCCAGTCACTCGATCTCAAGTGTGAACCTAGGTGCCCTGTCAAATGTGCATTTTGTCACCTTGACCCTTTGCCCTGGTTTTGCATTCTGGCCATTGGATATAGTGCCAATTACGCGCACCACTCCCTCAAATTCTGCAATTCCAAACACCTTGCCGTCCTTAGATGATGCCTCGACAAGTGTCCCGTGTTCCATGATTGGCCTCCATGACAAGTCTCCAAAACATGTGCTGCAAAACTCGCCAGGGGGCCAGGATATCCTGCGGCATTTCTGGCACTCACCTACTACAAATCTTCCATTTCTCAGCTCGGACTCAAAGACGTTCATGATTTTAGCACCAAAACAGTCGAGGATGTCGCAGCAGCAGACATGTTCTGCACAAGGCCGGTACTTGCGCCCGGGATCTGCCTGCTTCCGGCATTATCTTGGAGGTGCCTTGCTATCTCAGCTACCTGTGCTACGCCTGTTGCTCCAAGCGGGTGACCTGCGCCAATCAGTCCGCCCCTTGGGTTTATCATTTTATTTTCAGTGTTGTACAGGTCTGATACGTATTTTGAGGCGGTCCCTTTTTTTGCAATCCCTATGTCCTCTAGCACCATCAACTCGCAGACGGAAAATGCGTCGTGAATCTCTGCCACATCTATTTGCGACGGCGTGATGCCTGCCATGGAAAGCGCCTGTAATGCTGCATCCTGCGTGGACTCTAGCGTGGTGAGGCTGTTTTTGGCAAAGCTTGCAGATGTTGTCCTCTGGCCTATTCCTGAAATCCATACTGGGGAGTCGGTGAACCTTTTTGCGGCAGACTCTGACGCAAGCAGTACTGCAGCCCCTCCTGTACACGGCCTTGAGCAATCAAGCAGCCTGAGATCGTCTGTGAGTCTTTTGGAGTTCATAATCTCGTCTACTGTGTATTTTTTCGGACTGTATGCATCTGGATTGTCCTGCGCGTTTCTGTGGTTTTTTGCAGAAACGTATGCAAGATCCTCATCCGTTGTCCCAAACATGCGCTTGTGCGCCTTTGTGAACATGGATGCCCAAAATACCGGGTGTGTGTACTCTCCGCGCGTCATGTCCCACTCAAGCACCTGCCCCGGACTGTCGAATCTCTCGGCGCCTATTACCAAAGCGACGTCTGCAAGACCTGACGCAATGTGCGAATATGCAGACACCAGCGAGTTTGTCCCGGAATTGCAGAGGCTTTCGATACTGTGGGATATTTTAGGTGAGATTCCAGCAAGCTCGGAGACGATTGCCGCAAGATATTTTTTGTTCTCGTTGGTTGAGACCAATACGGCATCAACGTCTTTTTGCCCAAGGTTTGGCGTGCTCTGAAACAGACGCACTGCAGCAGAAAGCAGAACGCTCTCCACTGGAATATCATCTAGGGAAAACTTTGTAGTGGAATATCCTGCAACTGCTACCTTCAATTTGCATCACTGAACGTCTTTGTGAGAAGATCAAACGATTCGCCAACATCGCCTACAGGGTTGAACTGAATTATTGGGTGAGTAACGCCTGCCTCGTAGATGTGCCTCAGCTGCCTCTTGCAGTCGTCCGGGCTGCCGCATATTGTAAGCGATTCTAGCATCTTTTCTGTAACTAGGGAATGGTTTGATTTGAGGCCGGACCTTTGGTATTCCTCGTAAATCGCCTCCGTCTCACCCCTAAATCCGTTCTCTGCAAGGAACTTTCTGTAAATCTCGCCAACCGATATGTAGAACGCCAGCGTCTTTTTTGCCCGCTCCATCGCAGTCTGTGCATCCTCTGCGACACTTGTGATGAACTGGCACGCAACGTCGATTCTTCTTTTTGACTGCATCATTGAGATTGTCTTGGCCATCTCTGAGAGCGGCCTCAGATAGAATATGACTCCGTCTGCAGTCTCCCACGTGAGGTCGACCATCTTTTTGTTGATTGCCGCAATGTATATTGGAATGTCCTGCCTTGGGGGTTTTACCAAAAGAGTAAAGCCGTCAAGCGAGAATATCTTGCCAGAGTAATTGATCTTTTTGCCGGACAGCGCAAGCCTGATTATCTCGACATACTCCCGCATCCGCGTAAGCGGCCTCTCAAATTTGTATCCGTGAAGGCCCTCGACTATCGGCACGCTGCTTGTGCCAAGCCCAAGAATAAGCCTCTTGTTTGATATGGTATCTACTGTGGCAGCGCCCATTGCAATCAGGGCGGGGCTGCGCGAGTAGATGTTGATAATTGATGAGCCTATCTTGGATTCGGTCCTCTGCGACACTGCGCCAAGCATTGCGAAATTTTCCATCCCCCATGTTTCTGGGATCCAGATTGCCTCTGGTCTAAACCTTGACGCCTTTTTGGCGCATGACAAAAGATCCTCAACGGACAAAAGCGAGCCCAGGCTATACGACAGCTTCATCTTATCCCTGCTTGACAAACTTTTCATAATTTTTCATCTTCATTGTCTTTGAGCATTCCTCGATGTCTTTGTGAGAGTCGATGGAGCACCAAAAATCGTCTGAAAATTTTATTCCAAACAATCTCCCGCCTGCTGCGTATTTTAGGAATGCCGTGTCCTCGATTGCCCCCTTTGATGGCAGGCCTCCTACTATGTCTTTTTGAAGATGGTATATGCCTGAGTTCATCCACACTGCGCGGATCGGCTTTTTCTCCTTGAATCTGGTTATTTTGTCGCCGTCCAGATCAACTGTGCCAAACCTGGTGCGCAGCTCCACGAGTGCGATGCAGTTTGGTTTTTTGTATAGTTTTCTTATGTCTATTGTGGAAAGTATGTCTCCGTTTATCACAAGGAACGATTTTTCGCGCAAGAGTTTTGCCGCCTTTTTTATTGCACCTCCGGTGCCGAGCGGTGCGCGCTCTATGGAATACTGAATCTTTACGCCGAGGTTTTTTCGATGTTCTAGGTAATTGCGAATCTGCTCCGATTTGTATCCTGAGCATATGATGACGTTGTTTACGCCGAATTTTTTGAGATATCTTATCTGCCACTCTATTATCGGGATGTTGTTGATTGGGATGAGCGGCTTTGGCACATAGTCGGTGATTGGCTTGAGTCTGCTTCCTATTCCTCCTGCCAGGATGACTGCTTGCACAAACTTTCGACTGGTTTTAGGCTTTAAAATCTAGCGGCTGCTAGAAAATCTGCAACGTGATGCGGCCAAAGTAGTATCCTGCAACGGTGAGTGCGATGCTCCACACACACGAGCCGCAGAACGTGTATGTGACAAACTTGACAGGCTTCATCTTTAGCAGTCCTGCCGGAATCGATATCATCTCTCGAACCACGGGAGCCATCCTCCCAAAGAACACCGCCTTGTCACCATGTTTTTCAAACCATCTCTCTATCTTTGCCAGGCGCTCATCTGATATCCTGGCATACTTGAGGTACCTTAGGAGCGCAATGCGCCCAAGCTTCATAGATATTACATAAATGACTGTGGACCCAATTGTGGCCCCTGCCCCTCCGGCAATGCCAAGCCCTATTACCTCAAGGATTCCCATGTTGTTTTGCGATGCCACGTATCCTGCAAACGGAAATACTGCCGCAGTCGGAATTGGGGGAAACACAGTCTCTATCATGCCTGCTACAAACACACCAAGATACAGATAGTCTGAGACGAGCGCCGATATCCACTGGATGAACGTCTGGATTTCTAGCAATTCTTTGGCTCAGTCAGGTAGTAATGAAGTTCGGTGTAACACTCAACACAATATGGTTGGTCGTCAGTATGGGTGCAATCATACGTCTTGTTCGCATCTTTGCTGCATTTTGCGCAGGTTGTCATTTATTTTCTGATTTTTAATGCGCCAAGAGCTATTTGAAATGCTCCGACTGCAAACAGCGGCCCTGCCTCAGACAGTGGGTTTCTTGCTGCCGCATCTGCCGTTGGGGCCATGGACAGAAACGCCGCACCACCGACCAGTATGAGTATGCCAGATGCAATCAACATTGCACCCAGCACCTTTGACGGCTCTTTGCGTGATATGAAAAATCCGATTATTGGCAGAATCATCGCCGGAGCGCCTAGTCCCATCCCTCGTATCTTGTGATCAAACGGGATGAATCCCTGCTCTGATGCCTTTGAGACTGCGACGTCTGCGCCGTAAATGACAAGTAATGCTATTGAGATTCCAGTTATGACTAGTGCTGCCTTTAACGCCATGAATCGAGCTGGGCCTGTTTAATTAATAAATCGTACTGGTTGGAATTTTTCCACAAAAAGCGGCGTATTGACAAAATTTTTCAACTGGTGGCATAATTATCTGATTTTTTTATGCCTCAATGCGGTTCGACCTATGTTTAATAATGGTGATGACCAACAATGATTGAACATTTTGGCAGATGATGTATTACGTGAAGTAGTCATCGACGAGGAGGAAAAAAAGCAGAGGGCACTGGAGGTGTTCTCTGACAACTATACCCGGGCAATTCTCTCAATACTGATGGAAAACCCAAAATCCGCACTACAGATCTCAACTGAGACAAAGATTCCGCCTACCACCGTATACCGAAAGGTTGGACATCTGCTTGAGCACAACCTGATTCGGATCTCAGGCCAGATTGCGGAGAACGGGAAAAAGAACTTTCTCTACAAGAGCAAAATCAAGTCGTTCCACATCACGTTCACAAAGGACAAGTTTACGATTCTTGCAAACACCAACGGCAGCTGCAAGTTCTGCCTGCATTAGCTCAAAAATTCTTCGGCAGCCTGATGATGAACGTAGTCGGGTCGTTCTTCGCAGTGATGCTTCCGCCGTGCTGCTCGACTATCTTTTTGCAGATTGAAAGCCCAAGGCCGGTTCCAGTTTGCTTTGTGGTGAACAGTGGATCGAATATGTTGGACATTATCTCGTCTGGGATGCCAGGTCCAGTATCTTCAACTGCGACCATGAGGTTTGCGCCGTTGTCCATTATTCTGACGTTGATTGTACCATTGTCGCCCATTGCTTGAGCCGCATTGACGAACAAGTTTGTGAACACCGCCTCGATTTTTCTTGCATCAACGTTTGCCTTGACATCTATCTTT
Above is a window of Candidatus Nitrosotenuis cloacae DNA encoding:
- a CDS encoding cation diffusion facilitator family transporter encodes the protein MGIGSKKAVYAALLGNLGIAITKFIAAVFSGSASMWAEAYHSASDTFNQVLLLFGMKTSTKAASYRHQFGYGRELFFWSFIVATMLFGISGILSLEQGVSSLTEGNHRIENVEISYIVLAIAFGFEGNALRIALKQFTRDIRDKGEKVTAKSMIAHFKESKDTVILTVVVEDSAALLGIAIAATGIFLSDWTGNYIYDSISSLLIGSLLMFFAFFLAKENRGLLIGESITPKEYKRIVRSIKEIAEVNKIISMRTMHMGPEDILVGVQVNLVDNLDTDKIETITDLIEQKIMKVIPYTNREHIFVEIERERKT
- a CDS encoding nucleotidyltransferase family protein, translating into MQAVILAGGIGSRLKPITDYVPKPLIPINNIPIIEWQIRYLKKFGVNNVIICSGYKSEQIRNYLEHRKNLGVKIQYSIERAPLGTGGAIKKAAKLLREKSFLVINGDILSTIDIRKLYKKPNCIALVELRTRFGTVDLDGDKITRFKEKKPIRAVWMNSGIYHLQKDIVGGLPSKGAIEDTAFLKYAAGGRLFGIKFSDDFWCSIDSHKDIEECSKTMKMKNYEKFVKQG
- a CDS encoding Zn-ribbon domain-containing OB-fold protein, with amino-acid sequence MNVFESELRNGRFVVGECQKCRRISWPPGEFCSTCFGDLSWRPIMEHGTLVEASSKDGKVFGIAEFEGVVRVIGTISNGQNAKPGQRVKVTKCTFDRAPRFTLEIE
- a CDS encoding threonine synthase; translation: MNDNAFLKCIDPTCGLEYPIKSRNIECERGHLLDVKYKKTPSPELKELFYTRRNPQGNIFNESGVWRFRELLNFCQIDTADRDECSKYLVSLDGAEGRQSKPYQMSKVAEFIGINHDNLWLQPEGYNPSGSFKDNGMSTAVTHAKLISAKKVICASTGNTSAAAAMYAANENMECDVYIPAGQIAPGKLSQAYQFGAQIVQVQGNFDDALAKSLDDAKNHDGYTVNSVNPFRIEGQKTIPYRAIEYLNWNPPDWIVYPGGALGNISSCGKALMELYEWGWIKKVPRIAVINSEGASTLYDLYNGEFEGAKLRWNKGKPDTELIKRYYAHLDEKGIRPKTKATAIQIGRPANILKGLRALEYTNGIVEKVSDSEMLDGMSIVGLNGFDCEMASGASPAGIKKLVEKEIIKRDDVVVGILTGRQKDSSLPVDYHNNPQNRFAIPPRG
- a CDS encoding thiolase family protein, with protein sequence MKVAVAGYSTTKFSLDDIPVESVLLSAAVRLFQSTPNLGQKDVDAVLVSTNENKKYLAAIVSELAGISPKISHSIESLCNSGTNSLVSAYSHIASGLADVALVIGAERFDSPGQVLEWDMTRGEYTHPVFWASMFTKAHKRMFGTTDEDLAYVSAKNHRNAQDNPDAYSPKKYTVDEIMNSKRLTDDLRLLDCSRPCTGGAAVLLASESAAKRFTDSPVWISGIGQRTTSASFAKNSLTTLESTQDAALQALSMAGITPSQIDVAEIHDAFSVCELMVLEDIGIAKKGTASKYVSDLYNTENKMINPRGGLIGAGHPLGATGVAQVAEIARHLQDNAGSRQIPGASTGLVQNMSAAATSSTVLVLKS
- a CDS encoding DsbA family protein — its product is MAIHGPSLGIGAAISAAAIIGVLYALNGVAPDAVFKADDIQPSEAENAQIAAQEGVQDTVDLSVLYDNGSPILGDANAPITIIEFGDYQCFYCNRFFHDTESLIHENYIQTGKAKMIFKDYVIIGEDSVVAAHAAHCANEQGKFWEYHDTLYGHWNGENNGWASEENQYKFAQEVGLDITAFTECMTSQKYNAIIQASTNDAKRLGLTGTPAFFVIGENNKIVKVPGAQPYDVFVSVLDSPELRGN
- a CDS encoding LLM class flavin-dependent oxidoreductase; this translates as MKLSYSLGSLLSVEDLLSCAKKASRFRPEAIWIPETWGMENFAMLGAVSQRTESKIGSSIINIYSRSPALIAMGAATVDTISNKRLILGLGTSSVPIVEGLHGYKFERPLTRMREYVEIIRLALSGKKINYSGKIFSLDGFTLLVKPPRQDIPIYIAAINKKMVDLTWETADGVIFYLRPLSEMAKTISMMQSKRRIDVACQFITSVAEDAQTAMERAKKTLAFYISVGEIYRKFLAENGFRGETEAIYEEYQRSGLKSNHSLVTEKMLESLTICGSPDDCKRQLRHIYEAGVTHPIIQFNPVGDVGESFDLLTKTFSDAN
- a CDS encoding type II glyceraldehyde-3-phosphate dehydrogenase — its product is MKKVFINGYGSIGSRLAQFIKDDPEITLIGVGKYSPDEKVADAISRGFDVYVPEKKIDAFKNYNVKGTIESAVSDCDLVVDAAPGGSGYTNKVTLYEPKNVLAIYQGGESVFGEHRVSDLLFNSRVNYSEAFGKRHVMQGSCNVTGMGRILQPLREKYGSQIIRFDGILVRRWADLEQTEKQVVDTIEWTPNPHHGDDVKHYLGEKTPLFLQVIKVPTRQMHLHMMNVRFKDATPRPSEILDLFKDEYGVATLWTAKGTKQIRDAAESMKFSFKDTNMIHIHANMLECIGDTVKMVYSDDQTGIVIPENHMLMQAMLFQKSYGDAFKHTEKLFHMGEKKKSLEAMFAQK
- a CDS encoding resolvase, whose translation is MRQARKPAVAIAEIEQAPRKDNVKIARTRRQRGYHWEDTLVKRFNCLDGWKAFRLGSPSVALPDILAVSTKNSTIFTIEAKSGTTNSLVVPFDQVQRCLKWVNTFELYGTRRVIFAFKFLSKKRIGLGQYEKRELREYYKVWDTKRQPIDFACNYDGTTYLLADGKRQKADFEDYAMPFSTRHARTAPSADE
- a CDS encoding YkgJ family cysteine cluster protein, with the translated sequence MEFNCIKDCSQCCIEREYYPSKRFGKIGVLILPQEKERIEGLAKTHKIDVTILPRVGTSNKTDSDPTEIIAYQMMGIEKNGNTCPFLDTASDKRSPHGGFTCRIYQDRPLACKAYPVIDDSPITLDAKCKFCQQYKTADQNLASEIESLIQIKNTVSSDAKVVWRYATGVGDQDDMQDIETGWICLQ